In a single window of the Acipenser ruthenus chromosome 8, fAciRut3.2 maternal haplotype, whole genome shotgun sequence genome:
- the LOC131737788 gene encoding zinc finger protein 446-like, whose product MDPAALSAILEALDSRREAEERRREERYTALIERVGMGMTSAATGPVMVAPKARAQKMTAEDDPEAYLVAFERLATTAAWPREYWASQLGPCLMGEAQAAYRAMTDEDASQYELVKQAILRRLNITGETHRVRFREFQRPANTRPRVVAQRLCDHMAQWLNPSQKTGIQMGEAIVMEQFCHVVGAETQAWIRRHNPTTLEQAVALAENFEDSLVSARTTLLDCTPPSSTKGPPPNLAPGPRPSKSPAPSGHPAPLPWRQRLAPSWGRMAPPAPLTYQQRDRYVPPSPSAPPICFRCQQSGHIARYCPAAMECDVAACHLASETEH is encoded by the exons ATGGACCCCGCTGCTTTATCAGCGATTttggaggcgttggacagccggagggaggctgaggaacggaggagggaggagcggtacacagccctcatcgaaagggtcgggatggggatgacgtcggcGGCAACCGGCCCCGTGATGGtggccccgaaggcccgggctcagaagatgacggcggaggatgaccccgaaGCCTACCTCGTAGCCTTCgaacggctggctaccaccgcagcatggccccgggagtactgggcaagCCAACTTGGCCCCTGCTTGATGGGAGAAGCGCAAGCAGCataccgggccatgactgatgAAGACGCCAGCCAGTACGAGTTggtgaagcaggctatcctccgccgccttaatatcacgggggagacccaCCGAGTCCGCTTCCGGGAGTTCCAGCGACCAGCaaacacccggcccagggtggtggcccaacgattgtgcgaccacatggcgcaatggctgaaccccagccagaaaactgggatccagatgggggaagccattgtaatggaacaattttgccatgtggtcggggcgGAGACGCAAGCGTGGATACGCCGGCACAATCCCACCACTCTGGAACAGGCCGTGGCCCTGGCGGagaattttgaggactccctcgtGTCCGCCCGCACCACGTTGCTGGACTGcacccctccctcctctactaAAGGACCACCACCGAACCTCGCTCCCGGACCACGACCCAGCAAATCACCAGCCCCGTCGGGTCATCCAGCCCCCTTACcgtggaggcagaggttggcccccagctggggtagaatggctCCCCCTGCCCCGCTGACATACCAACAGCGGGACAGATACGTACCACCCTCACCCTCTGCCCCTCCAATCTGTTTCAGGTGCCAGCAGTCGGGACACATCGCGAGATACTGCCCGGCCGCTATGGAATGCGAtgtggctgcgtgtcacctggcgtctgagacgg agcactaa